Genomic segment of Peribacillus frigoritolerans:
AGCTCGCGCTAGAGCGAGCCTAGGAGAAATTTCGAATGCATACGAACAAGTAGTAGGGAGACATTCAGCAGTTATTCGTTCGATTAGCGGAGTGTACAGTGCAGAGTTTGGGGAAGAGGAACAAGTGAAAATTGTCCGTGAAATGTCCGATCAATTTGAAGAGAACGAAGGCCGGCGCCCTCGAATTATGATTGCCAAGATGGGCCAGGACGGACATGACCGTGGAGCTAAAGTGATTTCGACTGCATTTGCAGACCTTGGATTTGATGTTGATATTGGCCCCTTATTCCAAACCCCAAAGGAAGCAGCCTTACAGGCCGTGGAAAATGATGTACATGTTCTAGGGATGAGCTCTCTTGCTGCTGGTCATAAAACATTACTTCCCCAAATCGTGGAAGAGCTGAAGCGTTTAGGCCGTGAAGATATTGCCGTCGTGATTGGCGGTGTTATTCCTGCTCAAGATTACAGTTACTTAATAGAAAAAGGAGCAGCTGCAATATTTGGACCAGGAACGGTTATCCCGATTGCCGCACAACAGGTTATTGAAGAATTAAATCGTCGTCTCGGATTGGTCACTTAAATGACAGAAGAAGAAAGCATTCAATCCAAGCAACTCTTATCGCAAAGACGAAGACACCTTACGGTTGATTATTATGTGCAGGGTGTGATGAATGGAAATCGTTCAATTATTGCTCAAGCGATCACCTTAATTGAAAGCAATTTACCCAAACACTTGGAAATGGCACAAAAAGTGCTGAAAGAACTGATGCCATATACAGGAAAATCAATTCGAATCGGCTTTACAGGCGTTCCTGGGGCTGGTAAGAGCACGTTAGTTGAATCCTTTGGTATGATGCTCTGTGAGCAAAATCACCGTGTAGCGGTATTAGCCATTGACCCAACTAGCAGTGTAACTAGAGGAAGTATTCTAGGTGACAAAACACGAATGGAACATCTTTCTCGCCACCCACATGCATATGTTCGACCATCACCGTCAAGTGGGACGTTAGGAGGGGTCACTAGAAAAAGCCGTGAAACCCTTCTTATTTGTGAGGCAGCAGGGTATGACGTAATAATCGTCGAAACCGTCGGAGTCGGCCAAAGTGAAATAACCGTCCGGTCCATGGTGGTTTTTTCCTAGTTATTATGCTGACTGGTGCAGGGGATGAGCTACAAGGAATGAAAAAAGGGGTGATGGAATTAGCTGATGCTATTTTCATTAATAAAGCGGATGGCGAAAACAAACAAGCTGCCATGAATGCAAAGGTGGAATACAATCGCCTCCTTCATTTCTTACAGCCAATTACCAAGGGTTGGGAAACCAAAGCATTTACTGTGTCTGCCTTAACAGGGGAAGGCGTATCTCACATTTGGAAGGTCATTCAGAAATATAAACAAGTTACCAGTAGGAATGGATTCTTTGGAAAAAGAAGAAAAGAACAAATGATTGACTGGGTTCATTCTATGATAGAGGACCAATTAAAGGCGAGATTTTATGGTAATCCATCAATGAAAAAAAACATGACTAAAATGGAAGGATTGCTTTTTAACGGCCATACTTCTCCCACACTCGCAGTCCAACAATTATTCAACATTTATGATGAAAATGGATAGGAAAAAGAAGGAATGCGTACGCAATCAATTGTACTCTTGCAACATTTATTTTGACGTTTAAATTTAATTAACGGAACATTTAAAATATACAATATACCGTTGATTAATATCATGTCCCAATAACGGTATAAAGTCAGAAGGTAAAATAAAATGGAAAAGATGTTTTTCGTCCATCAAATCGAATCAAACAACCTTCAATAAAGGAGAATGAATTATGAGTCATGTTTATATTTTAGGTGGAGCCAGGACGCCATTCGGGAGTTTTGGAGGGGTATTAAAGGATGTTTCTGCCATCGATCTTGGAGTTATCGCAAGTAAAGGAGCCATTGAAAAAAGTAATATTTCAGTTGATGAGGTTGAGCATGTTTTTGCAGGGAATGTGATACATACTTCGAAAAATGCCTCCTATCTATCCAGGCATATTGCTTTGAAAGCTGGGGTTCCAATCGAGAGCCCCGCTTTAACTCTCAATCGTTTATGCGGTTCTGGATTGCAAGCGGTCGTTTCGGCAGCTCAGTCGATTATTTTAAAGGATGCTGATGTCGCCCTAGCCCTGGGCACCGAAAATATGAGCCAATCTCCTCACGTATTACGAGATGTCCGCTTTGGTACGGGTTTACAGGCTCCACAAATGGACGACATGCTTTGGGCGACTTTGAGCGATGAATATATAGGGTGTGGGATGGGAGTAACAGCGGAAACTCTAGCTGAAAAATATGAACTAACCCGAGACGATCAAGATAGTTTGGCTGTCCAATCACACCAAAAATCAGCAAAGGCCCAACTGACGGGACGATTTCAACAAGAGATTTCCCCTGTCACGATATTCACCAATAAAGGAAAGGAAATAACCATTTTAGAAGATGAACATATTCGCCATAATGCTTCAATTGAAGCATTAGCGAAACTGAAACCAGCCTTTAAAAAGGATGGGACCGTAACGGCAGGTAATGCCAGTGGTATTAATGATGGGGCAGCTGCCTTAATACTTGGAAGTGAATCCTTCCTACAAAACAATCACAATGTGAAACCACTGGCAAGAATCATATCCTGGGGGATTGCGGGGGTAGACCCAAATATTATGGGCATTGGACCAGTTCCTGCTAGTCAATTAGCTTTACGGAAAGTAGGCCTCAATATTGAAGATATCGATTTGTTCGAAATCAATGAAGCATTCTCTGCCCAGTATCTTGCAGTAGAGAGAGAGCTTGGATTGAAACGGGAAATAGTAAACGTCAATGGTGGAGCAATCGCATTAGGTCATCCAGTTGGGGCCAGTGGAGCTAGAATTATATATTCATTGGCCCAAGAGTTAAGGAATCGAGGAAAGAGGTTTGGACTAGCCTCCCTCTGTATTGGAGGAGGACAAGGAATCTCAGTAATCATTGAGGCTCTATGAACATGTGAATAAAATAAAACGAGGTGATGGTTATGAATAGTTTACAGCTACAATTCCAGAAATAAATTATTTGGAGCAGCCTCATAATTCATAGATGAAAGGATAATGAGATTCTATGTTTCTAACAGGTCATATTTGCACCAGGATCTAATGGTAGGCCTACAAGCTTAAAGGACCATCTCAGATGGTCCTTTAAGCTTTAATAATCAAAGTTGATGATTTAGATCACATTATCCTTACAAATAGATCTAGGCTATTAGTTGGATTCCGCATTTATTACTTTTGATTAAACTGCACAGAGGTTAACAATAATAAAAAATGTATGCCAGCAAGATTGTGAGTTTTTATAGGTCTTTTGTCAAACAAGTATGGATAAGCTTCTTTAAGATCATATAATTGATTTTTTTTGGAAGAGTTCGACATAAGATAACGACTCGTCCTGAGTAGCCTTACTTATATCTATATACTTAGATATGTCATCTATAGTAAGTTGATAAAACTTGCCTTACTAATAATGGGTTTTAATTTAGTGATTTTTTTTTGAATTAAAACAGATACCCATTTAAACCTGTGCCGAAAAGATCGAATTCAGGATCTTTTGACTGAGTTATTGGAGGGGCGTCGGATCGCTCATTAGGAGAGTTGATAGCAGCTCCACCTTCAAAAGACTCTACAGAGGTTTCGTCATTCTCTTTATTCAATGGGTTTTCAATCATACTCATAATCATCTCCTTTTTTATCAGATTAACGAAATTATTAATTCCCTAAATATTTTAATTTTATGCTAAAAAATATGACGACTTGAATGCGGTGAAATGACCTGTTAAGACCTTGTATGCAACAAACAAGGAGTTACTCCCACTATCGAAGGTATACTTCAAGAAATCATGGTAAATTTAAATTCGAAAAATAGTGAAATAGCATTTGAATTTGAGTTATTTGGGCGAAACCCTACAGATATTATTCAAAATTTCAACAAGGAAAATTACGATATTGCTATGATCCATGCATCTATAATGAGTTAAATAAAGAAATAAATATTCGGTTTGAACATATTCTGACGGACATATATGTATTGCAGTGTGTAAAAATTCACACTTTTATTCTTTGTTAAAGACTAATATACGATAACGATGATAAAAGAACTGATGTAATAATAATGGCAATAAGTGGACGTATTGCTTTTGTACGTAATTCTTTCAAGCAAATATTTAATCCTAATCCAGTCATTGACATGGTTAACATAAATGATGTGAAGTCTGAAATATAAGACATCACTTTTTGTGATACCAATACCTTATTACCAATGATATAGCTTCCCACGAAACTCATAACGATAAAGCCAATTAAAAACCATGGAAACTCGAATCTTGCCTCCCCTTCTATTTTTCCTTTCTTTTTCATCCAAAGCATGAGGATAAAGCAAACCGGAATTAATAGGAATACTCGTGTAAGTTTGGCAAGTAATGCGTGAGCAAGAGCATCCTGTCCTGCCGGGGCAGCAGCTAATGCAACATGGCCTATCTCGTGCAGGCTGATTCCAACCCAATTTCCGTAGTTCATAGGACCAATTGATAAAAAAGGATATATTAACGTATAGATTATTGAAAACACTGTACCGACTAATGCGATGATGCCTACTCCCATAGCCGTATCTTCATCTTTTGCTTTTATAATTGGCGATACGGCCGCGATGGCAGCCGCACCACAAATGCCTGTGCCGACACTTAATAATAAAGAAAGATTAAAATCTGCCTTCAGCCATTTTGCAATGATCATTAGAACAGCAATTGAAAAAATGATCGTTATTGTCCCTCTTAGCAATAGGGGGAAACCCTGATGAAATATCACAATCATGTTAAGCTTTAAACCATAAAGTATGATGGCAAATCTCAATAGTATTTTTGATGAAAATTGAATACCAGTACGTAATTTTTGTGGATATCCAAAAACCTGTCTGTAAATCACAGCTAGTAAAATGGCACACGCAAGAGGACCGATATGATTTAGACCTGGCAACGCTGCCAAAATAAAACCTAACACCGCTATGATCAATGTAAAACCAATTCCAGAAATCAAAGAAACATTTAGCTTTTTTGCCGCTTTTTTTTGCTTATTTGGACTGGGAGTTATTAACGCTTTTTGTTCCAATCTTTTTCAACCCCTTAGTTGGATTATTTATAATTTATCGTAACTAATGTTTTGCGATAAGGAAAATAAATGATTATTATAGTTATAATAAGTAAATACGATAGTGAGAAGGGGAACATATGGATCAACTATTATCTGTATTTATATCTGTAGCTGATAAAAGAAACTTTTCCAGAGCAGCGGAAGAGCTTCATTTGACTCAGCCTGCAGTCAGCCAGCAAATTCAACAGTTGGAAAAACATGTAGGGGCAAAATTACTTCTGCGAACAAACAAATCTGTCCAGCTAACTAAAGCAGGAGAAATAGTCTATTTACATGCTAAAGAAATAACAGGTTTATATAACCGAATGTCAATGTTAGTGAATGAATTAAATAACGAGCCAACAGGACCATTAAAAATTGGTGCCAGCTATACCTTTGGAGAGTATGTATTACCACATATACTTGCAAGAATGAAAAACCTATTTCCTAATATCCTCCCTTCGGTACAGATTGGCAACACAAGGGATATAGCCAAGGCAATCACAAGTCATGAGATTGATGTAGGAATTGTAGAGGGGGAAATTTCGCTTCGAAATATATATATAAAATCGGTTTCCACCGACAAAATGTATATCGTGGCAGGGGGGAAATATCCAATTTATTTCAATAAGGAAGTTACACGGAGACAGGTGGAACAAGAGAATTGGATTGTCCGAGAAGAAGGTTCTGGTACAAGAGAGGCAACAGAAACATTATTTCAATCTTTACAAATACGTCCTTCCAAGCTAATGGAGTTCGGCAGCACACAACTTATAAAAGAAGCAGTTGAAGCCGGGCTTGGCATTAGTTACTTATCTGAACTTACTGTAAAAAAAGAAAGAATGCTTGGTACCATTCAAGTATTAAATGTAAAAGGGACACCGATAAAAAGAAATTTTTCAGTTATAACAGAATCTGAGGAATTGCATACGAAATCTATGAACTTATTTATTGAATTAATAGAAAAATATCTAAAGAACCAATTATTGCAATAGATCTATTTGATATATTAACAAAAATATAAAAACCCCGGATAAGGGACACACATAAAAAAGTGTCCCTTATCCGGGGTTTTTTATGTTTCAATAAGTGTAATGAGAATGGACGGAGGGTTTCTATGAATAAGAATATATATACTGAATTTTTTCTTTAAGTTTGTCTTCAGTCTGGCTGAGGGTACATTAGTATCGCAGTGTTTTGTGTTACTTGGGTACATACTGACTAATCGTATTCTTAGCAAAAAGGATCTTGGCGGTATAGGTTCAGGATAGTCCAACTACAAAATGTGCTTTTCTTAGCTTAAGAATAGAAAACGATAAAAAACGGATAGTAATAAATAATGCACATAAACCTTTCTCTTTACATAGGGTAGGAGGGTATGGTATATTATTTTTAAGGAGGGATGGTTAATGGATGAAATGATGAGTGGGCAAGAAACGATGAATGAAGAAGATTGCTGTACGACCTCTTCCCACGGCCGAAAGAGTCATCACTCAGAAGCAGTAAAAAAGAATTTAACGACCCGGTTAAATCGAATTGAGGGTCAAATTCGCGGTATAAAGGGTCTTATTGAAAAAGATACGTACTGTGATGATGTGATCACCCAAATAGCAGCTACACAAAGCGCGATGAATAGTGTGGCCAAGATATTACTGGAAGGGCATCTAAGGAATTGTGTGGTTGAACGCCTGAATGAAGGGGATACAGAGGTTATAGATGAAGTGCTTGTAACGATACAAAAATTAATGAAAAAATAAAGGAGTAGTGGTTGAAATGGAAAATGTAACATTGAATGTAAGTGGAATGTCTTGTGGTCATTGTGTGAATGCAGTTGAAGGGAATGTAGGGAAACTTGCAGGAGTTGAAAGCGTAAAAGTGCATTTGGATGCAGGAAAAGTGGATGTAGCGTTTGATAAGGGAAAAGTATCACTTGAGAAAATAAAAGAAACGATCGATGATCAAGGCTATGATGTCGAGTAAGTTATGAGAGTGCTGTTAAGCACTTCTTTTTTACAAAGAATTATACCCCATAGTGGTATAGGAAGGCGGGGATGATGTGAGCAGCCAAATAAAAGAAACAAGTATGCAGATCACAGGTATGACTTGCGCTGCCTGTGCTAACCGAATTGAAAAAGGGTTAAACAAAATGGAAGGCGTTGAGGAAGCCACCGTTAATTTGGCTCTTGAGAAATCGGTCATTAAATATGATTCGGAAAAAGTAAGCAACAAGGACTTTGAAAAGAAAATTCAAGATCTTGGTTATGATGTAGTAAAAGAGAAAAAGGAATTTACGATTACTGGCATGACCTGTGCGGCTTGTGCTAACCGAATTGAAAAAGGGTTAAATAAGCTGGATGGAGTAAGCATGGCCAATGTGAATTTTGCGCTCGAAAATGCGACCGTCGAATATGATCCATCCGAAGCCTCACCAGCTGACATCATTCAACGGGTGGAGAAGCTGGGGTATGGGGCGGTCATCAAGGAAGATAATATGGATTCCATGGATTTCCGTCAAAAAGAAATTCAAAAACAAAAGAATACATTCATCTTTTCGGTCATATTATCTTTTCCATTGTTATGGGCGATGGTAAGCCATTTTAGTTTTACTTCGTTTATCTATATGCCTGATTTCCTCATGAATCCTTGGGTGCAAATGGCATTCGCGACCCCCGTGCAATTTCTGATTGGAAGGCAGTTTTATGTTGGGGCTTATAAAGCCTTGAAAAATAAAAGTGCCAATATGGATGTATTAGTTGCAATGGGAACATCCGCTGCCTATTTTTACAGTGTTTATCAGGCGATCATTTCAATGGGGTCCCATCACAATGCGGCACAGCTTTATTTCGAAACTAGTTCGATTCTTATCACCCTCATTCTTTTAGGAAAGCTGTTTGAAGCAAAAGCAAAAGGACGTTCTTCCGAGGCCATCAAAAAATTGATGGGGCTTCAGGCCAAAACGGCATTGGTTTTAAGGAATGGGGAAGAACGGGAAATACCACTTGAAGATGTCATCGTAGGAGATACGATTTTGGTGAAGCCCGGTGAAAAGATACCTGTCGATGGAGAAGTAGTCGAAGGGAACTCTGCCGTCGATGAATCCATGTTAACGGGTGAGAGCATTCCTGTGGATAAAACAAACGGGGATACTGTAATCGGTTCAACATTGAATAAGAATGGGTTTCTCAAAATGAAAGCGACAAAGATCGGAAGGGATACAGCTCTTTCCCAAATCATCAAGGTGGTTGAAGATGCTCAAGGTTCCAAAGCTCCGATTCAACGTCTTGCTGACCAAATTTCCGGTGTTTTCGTTCCAATTGTTGTCGGGATTGCCCTTTTAACTTTTCTGGTTTGGATGATATGGGTTAGCCCTGGAGAATTCACCCCGGCTTTTGAAGCGATGATTGCAGTGCTAGTCATAGCCTGCCCATGTGCTTTAGGTCTGGCCACTCCTACATCGATCATGGCAGGATCAGGTCGGGCCGCCGAATTCGGTATACTATTTAAAGGCGGGGAACACTTGGAAACCACTCACCATATAGATACGGTCATTTTGGATAAAACGGGAACAGTAACGAATGGTACCCCAGTGTTGACCGATGTCCTCATCGAAAACGGTATGGAGGAAGAACGGTTTTTATCTCTAATCGGTGCAGCTGAAAAACAATCTGAACACCCTCTTGCGCAATCCATCGTTCAAGGAATTCAAGCAAGACAGATATCACTTGCTATGGTTGAGGAATTTGAAGCGATTCCTGGTTATGGGGTAAGAGCTGTAGTGGATCAAAAAGTGTTATTCGTCGGAACGCGTAAATTGATGAAGCAAAATAACGTCGATATTACTAAGGCACTAACAGCGATGGAAGAACTTGAAGAGCAAGGGAAGACCGCGATGCTCGCTAGCATTGAAGGGGAATATGCAGGACTCATTGCCGTTGCGGATACGATAAAAAATACCTCGCTTACGGCGATTAAAAGGTTAAAAGCAATGGATATCCAGGTCATCATGATAACCGGGGATAATCAAAGAACAGCAAATGCCATCGGCAAACAAGTCGCCATAGATCATGTGATTGCAGAAGTCCTTCCTGAAGGAAAAGCGGAAGAAGTGAAAAAACTGCAGGCCGCCGGAAAAAGAGTGGCAATGGTCGGAGATGGGATAAATGATGCTCCCGCACTGGCACTAGCCGATATAGGAATGGCTATAGGAACCGGGACGGACGTAGCCATGGAAGCTGCCGATATCACTTTGATCCGGGGGGATTTGAACAGTATTGCAGATTCCATCCTCATGAGCAGGAAAACGATGAGAAATATCAAACAAAATCTATTTTGGGCTTTTGCCTATAATGTAATCGGAATACCAATTGCGGCAATCGGACTGCTTGCACCGTGGTTAGCGGGTGCTGCAATGGCCTTCAGTTCTGTATCAGTCGTATTGAATGCACTTCGCCTTCAACGGGTAAAGCTCTAAAATTGATGTAAGGTATAATGAAGGCTTTGCTACTGACTGAAGGTAACCATATAACGAACGTTTGGATTTTCATATAATAAAAGCCGATGATTCCTTGGTAAGAGGATCATCGGCTTTCATCTGGAATGAGCGGTGCTTTAGAATCTATACAGAGATCATGTTCGGTCGAGCTTGCCATGCCGAGTTTATTTTAAACAGTAAAATACATAATCTGTAGGTGCGCCACGCTCGCCTTGTTGATGGAGCATCGCTGACACATTACCGCGATGATAGGTCCCATGATTCACTACATGATGGATAAGGTCGGCAAGTACAAACTCACAAACCCCCATTTTGGGATGTTCAGTTACAATCGTCCGTTCAAGATCAGGCTGTGAAGCAAGAAAATTGTCATAATCCTTTGCAAGTTCATCATAGCAAGATTCAAGTTCATTTATTGAGACTCCGTCCACTTCTTTCCGCCGCTGTTCAACTTTCTTAAAAGTTTCTGGAATTGTGCTTCCTTTCATTATCTCCAACCAGGTAATATCTGTTGTGTAAAGGTGAACAAGGACTTCCTTGATGGATGGAAAGACACTTTTTATCGTGTCACCATAGACTCCGTCCGGTAATTTTTTTATATTATGGAACACTTGCTGATTAGCCCAAACGTGGTAATCATACATTTTCTTGGCACGGTTACTTTCCATTTTTTCACTCCTTCAATTGTTACATATCCTTTTCGACATAATTTAAAAAATACCTCTATAAAAAATAACGGTCATCCTGTAAAGAAAATTACTTTTTTGATAAGTGAATAAATTGGTTTTTCACCAAAAAAGAACTGCTGAACGTTCCTCTTAGTTCCCAATACTAATCTTAGTTTCCTTATTCTTTTTGAATAATTAATCCAATAATTTTCTATTGAGATAACTTAAAGTTTAGTAGAGCCTAAATAAAAGAAGAAGTGGGGTAGATACTTTACTATTTTGGAAGAAAGATAAATAATTAAATTCTGTTAGTTTACATAAATGACCTTACCCACTTTGAGGCATTAGTTCAACAATATAAACATTATTTTGATTCGATAAAGTTTTTTAGAAGGTATCTGATAATTTGTCCATGCAATTGCCTCGTTTTATACATACCATGATAAAAGATGCCATCCTACTACAGTTATTATGTTTGATTACCATCACTTTTGCGTTCACCCATGTTAAGGGGGTCTATCCACTTTTAATATAATAGTAGAGCCATAGTAGATGAAGGGTTTCTCAAATAGGGAATCAACAGACATGTAGTTTTGATAAAGGTTTTAAAAAATAAAAAAGGAAAAATGGATGGATATGCAACCAATTGTCAATCAGGGATGGAAAGCATAAACAGAGATTAGAAGTGCGGTTAATCATGCGAACAACCTGAAAAGCTGGCAAGGTCAAAGAACATGATATTACAGAAGTTGTGTTAGAGATTGAAAAACACAACCATGAGAATCTAGATCCTGTTAGCGAACTAATTTGTTAGAAAAATAGAACCGTCATTAATTCCAATCATCGATGTCAAGCGGTTTTATTCTTCAACTGACGGGGCTGATTTTTGGATTTTAAGAGTGTGAAAATTCGCTTTATTTGAAAGTGTTGTTAATAATTATAATAACTCTTATCGAGGGGTGGAAAAAAATGAAAGCAGATGCCGTTTTTGAAGGTGGGGGGGTCAGGGGAATTGCTTTTATTGGAGCGATTCAAGCAATGGAAGAGGAAAATGTAGAATGGGAAAGACTCGCTGGGACATCAGCAGGAGCAGTAATCGCAGCTCTTTTGGCTAGTGGCTATAAAAGCCATGAAATTAGAGAACGGTATAGTGAAATCAACTACTCAAAGATGCGAGGCAGGACAATTCTAAATCGAATTCCCGTTTTTGGCTCCTTTTTGGAACTTATGGTTCACCTTGGGATTTATAAAAACGACTATTTGGAAACGTGGGTGGATTCTCTTCTTTCAGAAAAAGGGATTAGGACATTCGCGGATCTTCCACATGGAAAGTTGAAGATAATTGCGTCTGATGTTTCGAATGGTCAGATGCTTATTTTGCCAGATGATTTGGAACGCTATGGGATGTCTCCTGCTGATTTAAAAGTTTCAACTGCCGTAATGATGAGTGCCTCTCTACCATTTTTCTTCCGTCCGGTTATTTGGAAATCAAAAGACCGGAAAAAATCCTACATTTTAGATGGTGGTTTACTTAGTAACTTTCCAATATGGATTTTCGATACAGACAATCCTCGCTTTCCAACATTCGGATTCCATTTTGTGAAAGATGAAGTTAATATAGATCCGGTAATACCAACGCCAATCCACCTTTTCAAAAATATATTTAAAACGATGCTTCAAGCCCATGATTTACGACATATGAACGAAGAAACGATTGAACGCACGATTCAAATTCCTACTGGCGGCATCAACGCAACGGACTTTGAACTGAATGAGGATGAAATCGACTTTCTCTATAAATCAGGCTATACTTCTGCAAAAGAATTTTTGTCTGAGTGGGATTTTGAACAATATAAGCACAAACGGATGCAAAGAGTAAAAAATAAGTAGGAGAAACATACGCTATCGTTTCAAAAGGGTAAAGAGGGGGACAAGGAGCTGTTACAACGGCTCTTTTTCTTATTGAACTAACAATCAATAGTTTAATATTATTCTTTTATTTCCGTTTATTCATTTAAAAAATTCTAAAATAATATCACATGTTAATTTTTTATGATTTCGTATTTCCACTTATTTCTTTTAAGCTCAAGACAACTATGCCTCGATCCTAAAAGGAGAAGAGATAGGTGTAACCTAATGTCACTGTGAGGAACGGATGATGAGCCAGTCTCTCATTCCTCTTTTAAAAATGCTGTTAAAAAATATAGTAGTAGTAAATGTGTAAAGAGATGGAATCTTCACAATAAATGAAAACAGTATTCCGGGTGCTTATCAGTAAGTAGTGGAAACTCCATTAACCATCCCAGCTTCCATTAAGATTTAATACCAATAGAAAAGTGAATTCAGCAACGCTAAGCGAACAATTAATGTCCCACTTATCTGGTAAGCTACTCATCAAACACGATTTGATATGGCCATGCTTGCGGCGAAGAACCTCGTTGCAGCGGTTACCGAAAGGGAGGTAAGCAACGTTGTCCCTGAATTGATAGGACTTCAGTCACGAAAATAGTAAAAATTATTAAAATAGAGGAAATATTAGGTTGGCCATGACAAATTAAAAGAATCGTTGATATTTAAAACTCAACCATTTGAGATAGATAGTTTTTATTAAATGCAGGTCATAAAAGAAAAATTCAATAAAAAAGGCATCCATTCAATTTGGATGCCTTTTTAATGGGGAGAAAGTATGTGTTCAAAATGACTCTAAACAATTTGTTCTACGGCACAATTCCAACCAACAAAATAAGACGTAGAAGACTTGACTAGGAAGTATTATGTTCGATAAACCATTTCAAAAAGGAGGAGTGATTATGTTTACAATTATAAAAGAATAGTCCAAGAGTCCAAGAATAGAATACGAGGTGATTTAAAAAGGGAAATGTGCTGCATGAACTACAGTGTGAGTAATAAAAAAAATTCCGAAAAATTTCTTGCAGCTATCATGATTGAATGAAGTTAGAAAGTGAAAGTCACGCTTCATTCTTGTTGTTAAACATATTCTAAGCCATTCGGTTCTTTTTGTGCCCCGAGTAAATTCAACAGTTTATCTAGTTCCTGGCTTTTATGTAATGTTTTTGGGGCGGTAAATCCATATATCAATCCAGTGGTTATTAGTTCTTTCCTCAATAATTCAATTTTTTCATATAATGCTTCCATACTCTCCAATCCAGAATCCCTCAAGTACTTTCATTTTTTGTTATGAAACTATTATTACATAAATTAGGATGTATTTAAACCAAAAGTGAGTATTTACTTATAAAATATTATTCAACCATTCGAACAAGTAGGGAATTTTGAGTTCCCGGAGAATGTAACAGGAATCATA
This window contains:
- the copZ gene encoding copper chaperone CopZ; protein product: MENVTLNVSGMSCGHCVNAVEGNVGKLAGVESVKVHLDAGKVDVAFDKGKVSLEKIKETIDDQGYDVE
- a CDS encoding metal-sensitive transcriptional regulator encodes the protein MMSGQETMNEEDCCTTSSHGRKSHHSEAVKKNLTTRLNRIEGQIRGIKGLIEKDTYCDDVITQIAATQSAMNSVAKILLEGHLRNCVVERLNEGDTEVIDEVLVTIQKLMKK
- a CDS encoding YeiH family protein, which translates into the protein MEQKALITPSPNKQKKAAKKLNVSLISGIGFTLIIAVLGFILAALPGLNHIGPLACAILLAVIYRQVFGYPQKLRTGIQFSSKILLRFAIILYGLKLNMIVIFHQGFPLLLRGTITIIFSIAVLMIIAKWLKADFNLSLLLSVGTGICGAAAIAAVSPIIKAKDEDTAMGVGIIALVGTVFSIIYTLIYPFLSIGPMNYGNWVGISLHEIGHVALAAAPAGQDALAHALLAKLTRVFLLIPVCFILMLWMKKKGKIEGEARFEFPWFLIGFIVMSFVGSYIIGNKVLVSQKVMSYISDFTSFMLTMSMTGLGLNICLKELRTKAIRPLIAIIITSVLLSSLSYISL
- a CDS encoding heavy metal translocating P-type ATPase, with amino-acid sequence MSSQIKETSMQITGMTCAACANRIEKGLNKMEGVEEATVNLALEKSVIKYDSEKVSNKDFEKKIQDLGYDVVKEKKEFTITGMTCAACANRIEKGLNKLDGVSMANVNFALENATVEYDPSEASPADIIQRVEKLGYGAVIKEDNMDSMDFRQKEIQKQKNTFIFSVILSFPLLWAMVSHFSFTSFIYMPDFLMNPWVQMAFATPVQFLIGRQFYVGAYKALKNKSANMDVLVAMGTSAAYFYSVYQAIISMGSHHNAAQLYFETSSILITLILLGKLFEAKAKGRSSEAIKKLMGLQAKTALVLRNGEEREIPLEDVIVGDTILVKPGEKIPVDGEVVEGNSAVDESMLTGESIPVDKTNGDTVIGSTLNKNGFLKMKATKIGRDTALSQIIKVVEDAQGSKAPIQRLADQISGVFVPIVVGIALLTFLVWMIWVSPGEFTPAFEAMIAVLVIACPCALGLATPTSIMAGSGRAAEFGILFKGGEHLETTHHIDTVILDKTGTVTNGTPVLTDVLIENGMEEERFLSLIGAAEKQSEHPLAQSIVQGIQARQISLAMVEEFEAIPGYGVRAVVDQKVLFVGTRKLMKQNNVDITKALTAMEELEEQGKTAMLASIEGEYAGLIAVADTIKNTSLTAIKRLKAMDIQVIMITGDNQRTANAIGKQVAIDHVIAEVLPEGKAEEVKKLQAAGKRVAMVGDGINDAPALALADIGMAIGTGTDVAMEAADITLIRGDLNSIADSILMSRKTMRNIKQNLFWAFAYNVIGIPIAAIGLLAPWLAGAAMAFSSVSVVLNALRLQRVKL
- a CDS encoding LysR family transcriptional regulator codes for the protein MDQLLSVFISVADKRNFSRAAEELHLTQPAVSQQIQQLEKHVGAKLLLRTNKSVQLTKAGEIVYLHAKEITGLYNRMSMLVNELNNEPTGPLKIGASYTFGEYVLPHILARMKNLFPNILPSVQIGNTRDIAKAITSHEIDVGIVEGEISLRNIYIKSVSTDKMYIVAGGKYPIYFNKEVTRRQVEQENWIVREEGSGTREATETLFQSLQIRPSKLMEFGSTQLIKEAVEAGLGISYLSELTVKKERMLGTIQVLNVKGTPIKRNFSVITESEELHTKSMNLFIELIEKYLKNQLLQ
- a CDS encoding acetyl-CoA C-acetyltransferase; the encoded protein is MSHVYILGGARTPFGSFGGVLKDVSAIDLGVIASKGAIEKSNISVDEVEHVFAGNVIHTSKNASYLSRHIALKAGVPIESPALTLNRLCGSGLQAVVSAAQSIILKDADVALALGTENMSQSPHVLRDVRFGTGLQAPQMDDMLWATLSDEYIGCGMGVTAETLAEKYELTRDDQDSLAVQSHQKSAKAQLTGRFQQEISPVTIFTNKGKEITILEDEHIRHNASIEALAKLKPAFKKDGTVTAGNASGINDGAAALILGSESFLQNNHNVKPLARIISWGIAGVDPNIMGIGPVPASQLALRKVGLNIEDIDLFEINEAFSAQYLAVERELGLKREIVNVNGGAIALGHPVGASGARIIYSLAQELRNRGKRFGLASLCIGGGQGISVIIEAL